One Rossellomorea aquimaris DNA window includes the following coding sequences:
- a CDS encoding PTS ascorbate transporter subunit IIC, whose protein sequence is MVDIIMKDILGTPAILVGLFALIGLLIQRKNSGDVVSGTLKTVMGFVILGAGANVLVQSLGQFSSMFNHAFEVDGVIPNNEAVVALAQESFGTETAMIMLFGMIVNILIARFSPFKYIFLTGHHTMFMACLIAVILTTGGFTGVPLIILGSIILGALMVLSPAMLQPFTRKVTGSDDFAVGHFGSIGYLVSAAVGKAVGKGSKSTEEIKVPKSLGFLRDTSVSVSLTMVILFFIVAGAAGPAFVEGELSGGQNFLVFAFMQGITFAVGVYIILAGVRMLLGEIVPAFKGIADKIVPNAKPALDCPAIFPFAGNAVIIGFLFSFIAGLVSMLFLPLLGLKVIVPGLVPHFFTGAAAGVFGNATGGRRGAVIGSMANGVMISFLPALLLPVLGNLGFQGTTFGDADFGLVGIVLGNLVSLIESNVIVFASIIVLLAILFFISFKSKGTGEKEETEVA, encoded by the coding sequence ATGGTTGATATCATAATGAAGGATATACTGGGTACACCCGCGATCCTTGTCGGTCTATTCGCCTTAATCGGGCTCCTTATTCAACGCAAGAATTCAGGGGATGTCGTATCCGGAACCCTTAAAACGGTCATGGGCTTCGTCATCCTCGGGGCGGGTGCAAATGTACTCGTCCAGTCCCTCGGACAATTCAGCAGCATGTTCAATCATGCCTTTGAAGTCGACGGGGTGATTCCGAACAATGAAGCGGTCGTTGCCCTTGCACAGGAAAGCTTCGGTACGGAGACAGCGATGATCATGCTGTTCGGTATGATTGTCAATATTCTTATTGCGCGATTCAGTCCTTTTAAATATATCTTCTTAACCGGACATCATACTATGTTCATGGCTTGCTTGATCGCTGTCATCTTAACCACAGGAGGATTCACCGGAGTACCGTTGATCATTCTCGGCTCGATCATCCTTGGTGCACTGATGGTCCTGTCACCTGCGATGCTTCAGCCTTTCACCCGTAAAGTCACCGGGTCTGATGACTTTGCCGTCGGCCACTTCGGATCGATCGGGTATTTGGTTTCGGCTGCGGTCGGTAAAGCAGTTGGTAAAGGTTCTAAATCGACAGAAGAAATCAAAGTTCCAAAGTCACTCGGCTTTCTCCGGGACACATCGGTCTCCGTATCACTGACGATGGTCATCCTCTTCTTTATCGTGGCAGGTGCAGCAGGACCAGCCTTCGTTGAAGGAGAATTGAGCGGCGGACAAAACTTCCTGGTCTTTGCTTTTATGCAGGGAATCACATTTGCCGTTGGTGTGTATATCATTTTAGCCGGGGTACGCATGCTCCTTGGTGAAATCGTTCCTGCCTTCAAAGGGATTGCGGACAAAATCGTCCCGAATGCGAAACCCGCTCTTGATTGCCCGGCCATCTTCCCATTCGCAGGAAATGCCGTCATCATCGGTTTCTTATTCAGCTTCATTGCCGGTCTCGTCAGCATGCTTTTCTTGCCACTACTTGGATTGAAAGTCATCGTTCCGGGACTTGTCCCTCACTTCTTCACAGGCGCTGCTGCCGGAGTCTTCGGCAACGCAACCGGCGGTCGAAGAGGTGCAGTCATCGGCTCCATGGCGAACGGCGTCATGATCAGCTTCCTGCCAGCTCTCTTATTGCCGGTTTTAGGCAATTTAGGTTTCCAGGGGACAACATTTGGAGATGCGGACTTCGGGTTGGTCGGCATCGTGCTTGGTAATCTCGTCAGCTTGATTGAATCCAATGTGATTGTTTTCGCGTCAATCATCGTCCTTCTTGCCATCCTCTTCTTCATCAGCTTTAAGTCAAAGGGGACTGGGGAGAAGGAAGAAACAGAAGTAGCATAA
- a CDS encoding PTS sugar transporter subunit IIB yields the protein MKKVLVVCGNGLGSSMIVEMNVKAALKDMGKEAEVSHTDLTTAKTEQADLFIGSEDIVESLEDGRKHVVKLKNLMDKNELRAALEQNI from the coding sequence ATGAAAAAAGTATTAGTCGTATGTGGAAATGGATTAGGAAGCAGCATGATCGTAGAAATGAATGTGAAAGCAGCACTGAAGGATATGGGAAAAGAAGCTGAGGTGTCCCACACAGACCTGACAACTGCCAAGACGGAGCAAGCGGATCTCTTCATCGGTTCAGAGGATATCGTGGAAAGTCTGGAAGATGGCCGTAAACATGTCGTGAAATTGAAGAACCTGATGGATAAGAACGAACTTCGCGCAGCACTGGAACAAAATATCTAG
- a CDS encoding BglG family transcription antiterminator, giving the protein MVLDKRRAHLLSIIQHSPDPVPTKELVARMNLSQRTIYYDLDQINSWLRTEGLEPIESQHGKGLFLPPESKSQLMVSKDQSFEDWQYQLSKEEREVLIKASILLEEQDASMQRFMDLTSMSRGTIAKVIKDIKKEFREAGLDLYYKKGSGYRLMGPEEAKRTMLSTILATIFSHQDWQNVRNEVHRMIQPEADTWSQETEQRRLVREILYEAEKELGLTLTDEMVEILSLQLLMIIKRIELQKYTSVPYEEKEVLKQTEAYRAALHITNKLDVTFPDDEVCFITMNLLGSKVQQDNFNRYTEQELSGLKEVVQRMIHDFQLYSCVVFDDKKGLEENLISHIKPTFYRLKYGLSIANDLSDSIQTTYPDIFHLTKRVMRHLELYVGKTVPDEEAAYITLHFGGWLTKEKKKVETKFRALIVCENGIGTSNMLRTQLENLIAGLNVITTLSMREYRTNTYEADIIFSTNYIKEKDIPVIHVPAILTNLEKERVMQRMNELFDSKPNEKNRTDLLMDVIKRHATVHEEDALKRDLVQLLEQTTPTIKELRKPMLNELLTEQTIQLKDRVTSWEEAIRVASEPLVDQQSIRPDYVDAMITNVKELGPYIVIAPNIAIPHARPETGVEQLGMSFLRLEEPVYFSEKEKHRAQLIIVLAAIDNQTHLKALAQLTELLSNEDNVEKLISASDRQTIIELINQTVEV; this is encoded by the coding sequence ATGGTACTGGATAAAAGGCGTGCACACTTATTATCCATCATTCAGCATTCACCCGACCCGGTTCCCACAAAGGAACTGGTCGCCAGGATGAACTTGTCCCAACGGACCATTTATTACGACCTCGATCAGATCAACAGCTGGCTGAGGACGGAAGGGTTGGAACCGATTGAAAGTCAGCATGGGAAAGGGTTATTCTTACCCCCTGAATCGAAATCGCAGTTGATGGTTTCGAAGGATCAGAGTTTTGAAGACTGGCAGTATCAGTTATCGAAAGAAGAGCGCGAAGTTCTGATTAAAGCCTCCATCCTGTTGGAAGAACAAGATGCGTCGATGCAGCGGTTCATGGACCTGACCAGCATGAGCCGGGGAACAATCGCAAAGGTGATTAAAGACATCAAGAAAGAATTTCGTGAAGCGGGTCTGGACCTTTATTACAAGAAAGGTTCAGGCTACCGGTTGATGGGACCTGAGGAAGCAAAGCGTACGATGCTTTCCACGATCCTTGCGACCATCTTCTCCCATCAAGATTGGCAGAATGTCCGGAATGAGGTTCACAGGATGATTCAGCCGGAAGCAGACACGTGGTCACAGGAAACCGAGCAGAGGCGTCTTGTGAGGGAAATTCTTTATGAAGCCGAAAAGGAATTGGGATTGACGCTGACCGATGAGATGGTCGAGATCCTGTCTCTTCAGCTCCTGATGATCATTAAGCGGATCGAACTGCAAAAGTATACCTCTGTGCCTTACGAAGAAAAAGAAGTCTTGAAGCAGACTGAAGCCTACCGGGCAGCTCTTCATATAACCAATAAGCTTGACGTCACATTTCCCGATGATGAGGTTTGCTTCATCACGATGAACCTGCTGGGATCCAAAGTCCAGCAGGATAATTTCAATCGCTATACGGAACAGGAATTATCAGGGCTGAAGGAAGTCGTTCAACGGATGATCCATGATTTCCAGCTTTACTCCTGCGTCGTGTTCGATGACAAAAAGGGACTCGAGGAAAACCTGATCTCCCATATTAAACCGACATTTTACCGGCTCAAATACGGGCTCTCGATCGCGAATGATCTGTCCGACAGCATTCAAACGACGTACCCGGACATCTTTCACCTGACAAAGCGGGTGATGAGGCATCTGGAACTGTATGTCGGAAAAACGGTACCCGATGAAGAAGCAGCCTATATCACCCTGCACTTCGGAGGATGGTTGACGAAAGAGAAGAAAAAGGTAGAGACAAAGTTCAGAGCCCTCATCGTGTGTGAAAATGGAATCGGGACATCCAATATGCTCCGGACCCAGCTTGAGAATCTGATTGCCGGGCTCAATGTCATCACGACGCTTTCCATGAGGGAGTATCGAACGAACACGTACGAGGCGGATATTATTTTTTCCACCAATTATATAAAAGAAAAAGACATTCCAGTCATCCACGTTCCCGCGATCTTGACGAATCTTGAAAAGGAACGGGTCATGCAGAGAATGAACGAGCTTTTCGACTCAAAGCCGAACGAAAAAAACAGGACCGACCTTCTGATGGACGTGATCAAGCGTCACGCGACCGTCCATGAAGAAGACGCACTGAAGAGAGACCTGGTCCAGCTTTTAGAACAAACTACTCCCACGATAAAGGAGCTCAGAAAGCCTATGCTTAATGAATTACTGACAGAACAGACGATACAGCTGAAAGACCGTGTCACAAGCTGGGAGGAAGCCATCCGGGTCGCGAGCGAGCCGCTCGTCGATCAACAATCGATCCGTCCGGACTATGTGGACGCGATGATCACAAACGTGAAGGAATTGGGTCCTTACATCGTCATCGCCCCGAACATCGCAATCCCCCATGCCCGTCCAGAGACAGGCGTCGAACAGCTGGGGATGAGCTTCCTGAGACTCGAGGAACCGGTTTATTTTTCCGAAAAAGAAAAACATCGCGCTCAGCTCATCATCGTGCTGGCGGCGATTGATAATCAAACCCACTTAAAAGCTTTGGCCCAGCTCACAGAACTGCTGTCCAATGAAGACAACGTGGAAAAGTTAATCTCAGCAAGTGATCGTCAAACCATTATTGAATTAATCAATCAAACAGTAGAAGTATAA
- a CDS encoding HIT domain-containing protein: MTNDFYCDEVLSGKTEIKKVLETDNVLAYHHTRPFYPVHIVAIPKKHIPSLLTLEEGDDELLLELMGVIKKVAHMVTNESGACKVITNIGDYQDSKHLHWHIVSGKALR, translated from the coding sequence ATGACGAATGATTTTTATTGCGATGAAGTATTAAGTGGAAAAACAGAAATAAAAAAGGTGCTAGAAACAGACAATGTCCTCGCCTACCATCACACCAGGCCCTTCTATCCCGTCCATATCGTGGCGATCCCGAAAAAGCATATTCCATCCCTTCTTACGCTGGAAGAAGGTGATGACGAATTATTGCTTGAACTAATGGGGGTCATCAAAAAGGTGGCGCACATGGTCACCAATGAATCTGGGGCGTGTAAGGTCATTACGAATATAGGAGACTATCAAGATTCAAAGCATCTGCATTGGCATATTGTTTCTGGCAAGGCACTTCGGTAA
- a CDS encoding HIT family protein — protein MTNEETCPFCNPDEDKDQNIIFENESCYFLQHNKHQDVLEGSGVIVPKNHHADAFELTEKEWNDTYKLLQKAKKYLNEEFSPDGYTLGWNVGEVSNQFIFHCHLHVIPRYNDEPLAGKGVRYWLKQPENKRRRLKSSK, from the coding sequence ATGACCAATGAAGAAACCTGTCCATTCTGCAATCCCGATGAGGACAAAGACCAAAACATCATATTTGAAAATGAATCCTGCTATTTCCTGCAGCATAACAAGCACCAGGATGTATTAGAAGGATCCGGGGTCATTGTTCCGAAAAACCATCATGCGGACGCATTTGAATTAACGGAAAAAGAGTGGAACGATACATACAAACTATTACAAAAAGCAAAGAAATACTTAAACGAAGAGTTTTCACCAGATGGCTATACACTGGGCTGGAATGTTGGGGAGGTGTCGAATCAGTTTATCTTCCATTGTCATTTACATGTGATACCGAGATACAATGATGAGCCCTTGGCTGGAAAAGGAGTCCGTTATTGGTTGAAGCAACCTGAGAATAAAAGAAGAAGACTGAAATCAAGTAAATAG
- a CDS encoding CsbD family protein: MRENHDQIKGKRKQTKGDLKKGLGKLTNDDRIIAEGERDKDKGKIQEKVGDVKESIKKSW, encoded by the coding sequence ATGCGAGAAAATCATGATCAGATAAAAGGGAAGCGAAAGCAGACAAAGGGAGATTTGAAGAAAGGTTTGGGTAAACTTACAAACGACGATCGTATTATAGCGGAAGGCGAACGCGATAAGGATAAAGGGAAGATTCAGGAAAAGGTTGGTGATGTGAAGGAATCTATTAAAAAAAGTTGGTAA
- a CDS encoding Type 1 glutamine amidotransferase-like domain-containing protein yields MVNLFLSGGGDKEQTQILDKEFVSAKDLNKPLLYIPIAMQGEIPYEDCYKWIHSVFSPQGINEIEMWTDLEAKSLEDLKKFSSIYIGGGNTFYLLNTLRETGFDTILKEFVDNQGIVYGGSAGAIILGRDILTSSHMDSNRTNLKSFEGFNYIDSYSVWCHYEPGHDDLIKQYVDKHGISVIALPEETGIVLSEGTLKVIGSSPAYIFRIRDQYVVEPNGEIE; encoded by the coding sequence ATGGTGAACTTATTCCTTTCCGGCGGCGGAGATAAGGAACAGACACAAATATTGGATAAGGAATTTGTTAGTGCAAAAGATCTTAATAAGCCACTGCTATACATTCCAATCGCGATGCAAGGCGAAATTCCTTATGAAGACTGTTACAAATGGATACATAGTGTGTTTAGTCCTCAAGGCATTAATGAAATAGAAATGTGGACTGATTTGGAAGCTAAGTCACTAGAGGATCTAAAGAAGTTCTCCTCCATTTATATCGGCGGAGGGAATACTTTCTATTTGTTGAACACCTTACGTGAGACAGGGTTTGATACCATTTTAAAAGAGTTTGTAGACAATCAGGGGATTGTATATGGAGGGAGTGCCGGGGCTATTATTTTAGGCAGAGATATTTTAACCTCTTCCCATATGGATTCAAACCGAACAAATTTGAAGTCCTTTGAAGGTTTTAACTACATAGACAGCTATTCAGTATGGTGTCACTACGAACCTGGCCACGATGACTTAATCAAACAATACGTAGACAAACATGGAATTTCTGTCATTGCGTTACCAGAGGAAACGGGCATTGTTTTGAGTGAAGGTACACTTAAAGTAATAGGTTCGTCTCCCGCTTATATTTTTAGAATTAGGGATCAATATGTTGTTGAACCAAATGGGGAAATTGAATAG
- a CDS encoding cytidine deaminase, with translation MLKVRPLEDRDYELIREAEKVIEKNYRYGRHHIGSAVRSASGLVYSAVHVEANVGRITVCGEAMAIGKSISEGDHEFETIVAVAHPHPHEDIEKCWVVAPCGMCRELISDYGENTDVIIPYNGELVKCHVLELLPEKYTSDMEEK, from the coding sequence ATGTTAAAAGTCAGACCGTTAGAGGATAGAGATTATGAATTGATCAGGGAAGCGGAAAAAGTCATCGAAAAGAATTATCGATATGGACGCCATCACATTGGTTCGGCAGTCAGGTCAGCATCCGGACTGGTTTATTCAGCCGTCCACGTAGAAGCAAACGTTGGAAGAATCACGGTATGTGGGGAAGCGATGGCTATAGGGAAGTCTATTTCTGAAGGGGATCACGAGTTTGAAACGATTGTAGCTGTTGCTCATCCTCATCCACATGAAGATATAGAGAAATGTTGGGTCGTTGCCCCCTGTGGAATGTGCCGGGAGCTAATAAGTGACTATGGGGAAAATACCGATGTCATCATTCCTTATAATGGTGAACTCGTAAAGTGTCATGTGTTGGAGCTGTTGCCAGAGAAATATACGAGTGATATGGAAGAAAAGTGA
- a CDS encoding kinase, producing the protein MGMSKVSIDEVTETLLSRLSRYQKKFSENRRFIVGIDGLGGAGKTTVAKELRHALELCNHEAFIVHLDDHIVETHKRYGTGNDEWFEYYFLQWDIGLIETELFRKLHTSGSITLPFYHSSTDSVIRKPIHLPPSAIILIEGVFLQRKEWRRYVDFMIYIDCSHELRVERVLDRDLYLGDHQARLEKYKRRYWVAEDYYVDEVDPIGSADYIYRIFK; encoded by the coding sequence ATGGGGATGAGCAAGGTGTCCATCGATGAAGTAACAGAAACATTGCTATCCCGGCTATCCCGTTATCAAAAAAAGTTCTCGGAAAATCGCCGCTTCATTGTAGGGATAGATGGGTTAGGAGGAGCAGGTAAGACCACCGTTGCAAAAGAGCTTCGACATGCATTGGAGCTTTGTAATCATGAGGCTTTCATCGTTCATCTTGATGATCACATTGTTGAAACACATAAGCGATATGGGACCGGGAATGATGAATGGTTCGAATATTATTTTCTCCAATGGGACATTGGATTAATCGAAACAGAGCTGTTCAGAAAGCTGCATACTAGCGGCTCTATTACCCTGCCGTTCTATCATTCTTCAACGGATTCGGTCATTAGGAAACCAATCCACCTGCCCCCGTCTGCCATCATCCTTATTGAGGGTGTCTTCTTACAAAGGAAAGAATGGCGCCGATATGTTGATTTTATGATCTATATTGATTGTTCACATGAATTAAGAGTTGAAAGAGTATTGGACCGTGACCTCTATCTCGGTGACCATCAAGCAAGGCTTGAAAAGTACAAAAGAAGATACTGGGTGGCTGAAGATTACTACGTCGATGAGGTCGATCCGATAGGGAGTGCGGATTATATATACAGAATATTTAAATGA
- a CDS encoding class I SAM-dependent methyltransferase gives MLDILKQNKKSWDKVARHFNGKDALPSYGPFTQTEEELRLFDDITSKKVLDIGCGSGHSLLYMKEIGASELWGVDLSGTQIETAKETLKGLDANLSCSPMEEDIGLPKAYFDIVYSIYAIGWTTDLPSTLRLIHSYLKTGGSLIFSWDHPLYPHMKSEDGQIYLEGSYQKEGITTYPNFKGEDAPVVIPKRKLSTYINEVIKAGFTIESVIESDVSAAFDSVEEEVSDRYYSLYKARKFPTTMVIKARKGGPHVL, from the coding sequence ATGCTGGATATTCTGAAACAAAATAAAAAAAGCTGGGATAAAGTTGCCCGCCATTTTAACGGGAAGGATGCCTTGCCGAGTTACGGGCCGTTTACACAAACGGAAGAAGAATTGAGGCTGTTTGATGACATTACCAGCAAAAAGGTGCTTGATATCGGGTGTGGCAGCGGGCACTCCTTACTATATATGAAGGAAATTGGTGCCAGTGAATTATGGGGCGTTGACCTGTCAGGTACTCAAATCGAGACGGCAAAAGAAACGTTAAAGGGCTTGGATGCCAACTTATCCTGTTCACCTATGGAAGAAGACATCGGGCTGCCGAAGGCTTATTTTGACATCGTATACTCTATCTATGCCATTGGCTGGACAACAGACCTGCCATCTACTTTAAGGTTGATTCACTCCTATTTGAAAACAGGCGGTTCACTGATCTTTAGTTGGGATCATCCCTTATACCCCCATATGAAAAGTGAAGATGGCCAAATTTATCTGGAAGGTTCTTACCAGAAAGAGGGAATCACTACGTACCCGAACTTCAAAGGCGAAGATGCTCCTGTCGTCATCCCGAAACGAAAACTGAGTACATATATCAATGAAGTCATCAAAGCAGGATTTACGATTGAATCGGTTATTGAAAGCGACGTATCAGCAGCTTTTGACTCAGTGGAGGAGGAAGTATCTGATCGCTATTACTCATTATATAAGGCGAGGAAATTTCCTACTACGATGGTGATCAAGGCAAGGAAAGGAGGACCTCATGTTCTATAG
- a CDS encoding NIPSNAP family protein — protein sequence MFYRRKFYLVKKEFVETFNDHFNHTNLPNQIRHGSRLIGRWMKDHDEETVEIFAIWEYDSQEDYMKIETSIRNDQEHLKRIRDWYEEHGGREFVAKEYIIEMRNEALETTVR from the coding sequence ATGTTCTATAGAAGAAAGTTCTATCTAGTCAAAAAAGAGTTCGTCGAAACGTTCAATGATCACTTCAATCACACGAATCTGCCGAACCAGATTAGACATGGCTCGCGACTGATTGGTCGCTGGATGAAGGATCATGATGAAGAGACCGTTGAGATCTTTGCCATTTGGGAATATGACAGTCAGGAGGATTATATGAAGATTGAAACGAGCATCAGGAATGACCAAGAGCATCTGAAACGTATCAGGGATTGGTATGAAGAGCATGGCGGGAGGGAATTTGTCGCTAAGGAATATATCATAGAAATGAGGAATGAGGCGTTGGAGACGACAGTTCGGTGA